A single Streptomyces mirabilis DNA region contains:
- the pabB gene encoding aminodeoxychorismate synthase component I produces the protein MKTLLIDNYDSYTYNLFQLIAEVNGEEPVVILNDAAPEGAGGRIPDLSEFDNVVVSPGPGHPAESRDFGISARVLAESTIPVLGVCLGHQGIALGERGRVLPAPEPRHGHLSRIRHAERDLFQGLPQHFTAVRYHSLSVREPLPETLEATAWSEDGVLMGLRHRTRPLWGVQFHPESVLTEYGHRMLVNFRNLTAQRARKTRTKNTAVTPSAAAIPAPATPSRPTRTVRPAHRLHTRRIATAIDAEAAFTRMYATSPRAFWLDSARVEEGRSRFSFFGDGSGPLSEFVRYDVTTGRCEIERAGRPPRKVRASVFDYLKRQLANRRVDATGLPFDFTGGYVGYFGYETKADCGSPNRHQAETPDACWLFADRLIAVDHQEGFTYAVCVAEDTPQATREATDWLDGALAQLTFVGADPQPLPPAPVSAEPDLGAAEPWLVRDRATYLADIEACARELRAGTSYEICLTNAARLPAPPDAYDFYRVLRRVNPAPYAAFLRFGDLDVASASPERFLRITRGGVAEARPIKGTAPRGDTPEEDARLRDALAADAKIRAENLMIVDLLRNDLGRVCRTGTVRVSRLMATETYATVHQLVSTVEGRLRPDTEAVDCVRACFPGGSMTGAPKLRTMEIIETLETEARGVYSGALGYLGCSGGADLSIVIRTAVLADGLMHLGAGGAIVLDSDPVAEYDEMLLKTAAQMRALREHQEATPAGVSARRTDTPRRAAVEEPAR, from the coding sequence GTGAAGACCCTGCTCATCGACAATTACGACTCGTACACGTACAACCTGTTCCAGCTGATCGCCGAGGTCAACGGCGAGGAGCCGGTGGTGATCCTCAACGACGCCGCCCCCGAAGGAGCAGGCGGAAGAATTCCGGATCTCTCGGAATTCGACAATGTGGTGGTGTCGCCCGGACCGGGGCACCCGGCCGAATCCCGTGACTTCGGGATCAGCGCCAGAGTGCTCGCGGAGTCCACGATCCCGGTGCTCGGTGTCTGCCTGGGCCACCAGGGCATCGCCCTCGGGGAGCGGGGCCGGGTGCTGCCCGCCCCGGAGCCCCGGCACGGGCATCTGTCGAGAATCCGGCACGCCGAGCGGGACCTGTTCCAGGGGCTGCCGCAGCACTTCACCGCGGTCCGCTACCACTCGCTGTCCGTGCGCGAGCCGCTGCCCGAGACGCTGGAAGCCACGGCCTGGTCCGAGGACGGCGTCCTGATGGGACTGCGGCACCGCACCCGGCCGCTGTGGGGCGTGCAGTTCCACCCGGAGTCCGTCCTCACCGAGTACGGCCACCGGATGCTCGTGAACTTCCGCAACCTCACCGCGCAACGCGCCCGCAAGACTCGTACGAAGAACACCGCGGTCACCCCGTCCGCGGCGGCCATCCCCGCCCCGGCCACGCCCTCCCGCCCCACGCGGACCGTCCGCCCCGCCCACCGGCTGCACACCCGCCGCATCGCCACCGCCATCGACGCGGAGGCCGCCTTCACGCGGATGTACGCCACCTCCCCGCGGGCGTTCTGGCTGGACAGCGCGCGGGTCGAGGAGGGGCGGTCACGGTTCTCGTTCTTCGGTGACGGCTCCGGGCCGCTGTCGGAGTTCGTCCGGTACGACGTCACGACCGGCCGCTGCGAGATCGAGCGGGCCGGACGACCGCCGCGCAAGGTCCGGGCGAGCGTCTTCGACTACCTCAAGCGGCAGTTGGCGAACCGGCGCGTGGACGCCACCGGGCTGCCCTTCGACTTCACCGGCGGATACGTCGGCTACTTCGGGTACGAGACCAAGGCCGACTGCGGCTCCCCGAACCGCCACCAGGCCGAAACCCCCGACGCCTGCTGGCTGTTCGCCGACCGGCTGATCGCGGTGGACCACCAGGAGGGCTTCACCTACGCCGTCTGTGTGGCCGAGGACACCCCCCAGGCCACCCGGGAGGCCACCGACTGGCTCGACGGCGCACTCGCCCAGCTCACCTTCGTCGGCGCCGACCCGCAGCCGTTACCGCCCGCACCCGTGTCTGCCGAGCCCGACCTCGGCGCCGCCGAGCCGTGGCTCGTCCGCGACCGGGCCACCTACCTCGCGGACATCGAGGCCTGCGCGCGTGAACTGCGCGCGGGCACCAGCTACGAGATCTGTCTGACCAACGCCGCCCGGCTGCCCGCGCCGCCCGACGCGTACGACTTCTACCGAGTGCTGCGCCGCGTCAACCCGGCGCCGTACGCGGCCTTCCTGCGGTTCGGCGACCTCGACGTGGCGAGCGCCTCCCCCGAGCGCTTCCTGCGGATCACCCGCGGCGGCGTCGCCGAGGCCCGGCCCATCAAGGGCACCGCGCCCCGGGGCGACACCCCGGAGGAGGACGCGCGCCTGCGGGACGCGCTCGCCGCCGACGCCAAGATCCGCGCCGAGAACCTGATGATCGTCGACCTGCTCCGCAACGACCTGGGCCGGGTCTGCCGGACCGGGACGGTACGCGTCTCCCGGCTCATGGCCACCGAGACCTACGCCACCGTGCACCAGCTCGTCTCCACCGTCGAGGGCCGGCTGCGCCCGGACACGGAAGCGGTGGACTGCGTGCGCGCCTGCTTCCCCGGCGGCTCGATGACCGGCGCGCCGAAGCTGCGCACCATGGAGATCATCGAGACGCTGGAGACCGAGGCGCGCGGGGTGTACTCCGGGGCCCTCGGCTACCTGGGATGCAGCGGCGGCGCCGACCTCAGCATCGTCATCCGTACCGCCGTACTCGCGGACGGGCTGATGCACCTGGGCGCGGGCGGCGCGATCGTCCTCGACTCCGATCCGGTCGCGGAGTACGACGAGATGCTGCTGAAGACGGCGGCACAGATGCGGGCCCTGCGGGAGCACCAGGAAGCCACCCCGGCAGGGGTGAGCGCCCGTCGGACGGACACCCCCCGCCGCGCCGCCGTAGAGGAGCCCGCCCGGTGA